From a single Camelus bactrianus isolate YW-2024 breed Bactrian camel chromosome 11, ASM4877302v1, whole genome shotgun sequence genomic region:
- the LOC105075134 gene encoding disintegrin and metalloproteinase domain-containing protein 21-like, producing the protein MSLNRGTKLAESQVTRRTALLLLGFWAMLAPVQCSQGHPSWRYISSEVVIPRKELHHGKGVQMPGWLSYSLYFGGQRHVMHMKSKNIFWPGQLLLLTQDEQGALQMDFPFIPSDCYHLGYVEGIPFSMVTVDTCYGGLEVIKHGPASFDPPLYRTCNMHDILFVGYLGRHHLMVSILAARYTGRSFGLYFDSEDCTCMRRTVCIMSPYAALTDAFSDCSIIHWRNIVKTQGHCIFDTVWKTFNASLINVRCGNSVVEGSERCDCGSLKQCYSNTCCNTDCSLKRGSVCDKEMCCTNCTYATPGTLCRPIQNICDLPEYCPGGTYLCPQNFYLQDGTPCTEEGYCYHGNCTDRTMHCQEIFGRHAVNADDSCYTINTKATRFGHCSRRAPLMTFNPCQNADIKCGRLQCGNVTHLPRLPDHASFHQSKISQVWCWGLDTHIATGINDVGHVRNGTPCAPGKFCENNFCNASIAAITYDCNPEKCSFRGICNNRRNCHCHVGWDPPYCADKGAGGSQDSGSPPRMMRSVKQSQESVVYLRVVFGRIYAFIAALLLGVATNVKVIKTSTVHEATTGDRLHYKKLLA; encoded by the exons ATGTCCCTCAACAGGGGCACAAAGCTGGCAGAGAGCCAGGTCACTCGGAGGACAGCCCTCTTGCTGCTTGGATTCTGGGCCATGCTGGCTCCAGTCCAGTGTTCTCAAGGCCATCCCTCATGGCGCTACATCTCCTCGGAGGTGGTGATACCCAGGAAGGAGCTCCACCACGGCAAGGGCGTTCAGATGCCAGGATGGCTCTCCTACAGCCTGTACTTCGGGGGCCAGAGGCACGTTATGCACATGAAGAGCAAGAACATCTTTTGGCCTGgacagctgctgctgctgactcAGGACGAGCAAGGCGCCTTGCAGATGGACTTCCCCTTCATCCCTTCAGACTGTTACCACCTCGGCTACGTGGAGGGGATTCCTTTCTCCATGGTCACTGTGGACACGTGCTATGGGGGTCTTGAAG TGATTAAACATGGACCCGCGTCCTTTGACCCACCACTGTATCGTACATGCAATATGCATGACATACTCTTTGTTGGTTACCTAGGCAGACATCACTTAATGGTAAGTATCTTAGCAGCCCGGTACACTGGGAGAAGTTTTGGTCTGTATTTTGATTCTGAAGATTGCACTTGCATGAGAAGGACCGTCTGCATTATGTCACCCTACGCTGCTTTGACAGACGCCTTCAGTGACTGCTCCATCATACACTGGCGGAACATAGTGAAAACTCAAGGCCATTGTATATTTGACACGGTTTGGAAGACATTTAATGCAAGCCTGATAAATGTACGTTGTGGAAACTCTGTAGTGGAGGGTTCAGAGAGATGTGACTGTGGCTCCTTAAAGCAGTGTTATAGCAACACATGCTGTAACACTGACTGTTCCCTTAAGAGAGGATCTGTTTGTGATAAAGAAATGTGCTGTACAAACTGTACGTACGCTACGCCTGGAACGCTGTGCAGACCAATCCAAAATATATGTGACCTCCCCGAGTACTGCCCTGGGGGTACTTACCTATGCCCCCAGAACTTTTATCTGCAAGATGGAACCCCCTGTACCGAGGAGGGCTACTGCTATCATGGAAACTGCACTGACCGCACCATGCACTGCCAAGAGATCTTTGGAAGACACGCTGTGAATGCCGACGACAGCTGCTATACAATAAATACAAAGGCCACTCGATTTGGACACTGTTCAAGAAGAGCTCCTCTAATGACTTTTAACCCTTGTCAGAATGCAGACATAAAGTGTGGAAGGCTGCAGTGCGGCAACGTCACACACCTTCCCCGGCTGCCAGACCACGCCTCGTTCCATCAGTCAAAGATCTCACAGGTGTGGTGCTGGGGATTAGACACACACATAGCAACAGGGATAAATGATGTTGGTCATGTGAGAAACGGTACCCCCTGTGCCCCTGGAAAGTTCTGTGAGAATAACTTCTGCAATGCTTCTATAGCTGCGATAACATATGACTGTAACCCTGAGAAATGCAGTTTTAGAGGAATTTGCAACAACAGAAGGAATTGCCATTGCCATGTAGGCTGGGACCCTCCATATTGTGCAGATAAAGGTGCTGGAGGGAGCCAAGACAGCGGATCCCCACCAAGAATGATGCGGTCAGTAAAACAAAGCCAAGAATCAGTGGTATATTTGAGAGTGGTCTTCGGTCGCATCTATGCCTTCATAGCTGCTCTCCTCTTGGGCGTAGCCACAAATGTAAAAGTTATCAAGACCTCCACAGTTCATGAAGCGACAACAG